The region CTGCGAGCCGATCAGTCGCCGGCGAGTTCAGTGCTTTCGTCTGCTTTGGCGAGGGTTGTCTGCGACAGGCTCTCGTGGCCGGGCGCATAGATGAAGCCGAAGGTGGGGTTGGCGCGTGAGCCCATGCCCTTGATCGGGTCGTACCACACGCGCACGTCGCTCCAGTCGCCTGCTTCGGAGACATCCTCGGCCATCGCCGCGGTCTCGATCATGCCCGGGCGCGACCAGTTGGCGTGGTCGAGCAGGACGTGGCGTTCGTCGACGATCTTGCCGATCACCGCGACGTGGCCATAGGGCATGGCCGCGGTCGAGCGGAACACCAGCACGGCGCCGACCTGCGGGGTCTGGCCGCGGTCGTAGCTGCCTTCGGCCTGGCTCCACCAGGTCGCGGCGTTGCCGTGGATGGCAATGCCCGATTCTGCACGCGCATAAGGGACGCACTGGAGCACGCTGGCACTGGCAGTGGCAGTGCTGCCGAAGCCGACGAGGACAGCGAGGATGGTCAGGAGCCGTGGAACCGATTTCATGGTCAGGCGTTATATGCGGCAACTGCGAAAGAACCAGTTCGCGCATGCACCATGCGCCGCATCTCTCGCTCGCTTCGTCGCAGCGCTCAACACACTGTCGGAACGTGAAAAACTTTTCCCGCAAGGGGCTGGAAAATGGCTTGATCAAAATTATGTAATGTTATCTCATAACGTTATTTTGCAGGTAGCCATTCATGTCTCAAATCTCGCCCTTTCGGGCCCGGCGTGTTGCCGACTTGATCGAATCAGCCTCGATCTCGGCGTCCGCCCTTTGCATGGTCCACTGCCTTGCACTTCCCGTACTGCTGTTCCTCGTCCCCGGAATTCTGGGTGCCTTCTTCGAATCCGAGGCCTTCCACGTCGTTGCGCTGGGCTTCGTCGTACCGGGCGCGCTCGGCGCCTTCGCGCTGGGCTATCGCCGACATGGCCGGCTCGCACCGACGCTGATCGGAACGCTCGGCGTCGCACTGTTGGTCACGGCTGTCGTGTTCTTCGAGGGCACGAGCGGCGAAACGGTCCTGACCGTCGCGGGCAGCATGCTGCTGGTTGCGGGACACAGCCTCAACTGGCGTGAGCGCAGCGCCTGTCATTGCGAGATATGCTGATAGCATGAAAGAGGGACCCGGATCACAGGATCCGGGCCCCTCTTTCGCTAGTGCACGCAGCGCTCGTTCAGTCGCCGTGCTTGCTCTCGCGCGTGCTCTCGAGCATTCCCGGAGCAACGAAGCCGATGGGGGAGACTTCCATCGCGCGCTTCTTCAACTCGCCACGCATCTTGGCATATTCGGCCTCCATCTCGGCAGAGACCGTGGCGCGGCTGTCCTCGAGGGCTTCCTCGAAGTCGGCCATCTCCACCGCTTCGACCCCGGTTCCGCGCTTGCGGATGGCGATGAGGCCCGCACGGCGCACCACGTCCTCGAGATCGGCGCCGGTGAAGCGTTCGGTGCGGTCCGCGATAACCCCCAGCTGTACGTCCTCGGCCAGCGGCATCTTGGCGGTGTGGATGCCCAGGATATGTTCGCGCCCTGCGCTATCGGGCGTGCCGACATAGACCAGTTCGTCGAAGCGCCCGGGGCGCAGCAATGCGGGGTCGACCAGGCCGGGACGATTGGTCGCGCCGATCAGGATTACCGACTGCAACTCCTCCATCCCGTCCATCTCGGCGAGGATCGTGTTGACGACGCGCGCGGTGACTTGCGGTTCGCCAAGGCCACCGCCGCCCATGCCGCGTGCGGGCACGAGGCTGTCGATCTCGTCGATGAAGATCACGCAAGGTGCGACCTGGCGTGCGCGGGCGAAGAGGCGTGCGATTTGCTGCTCGCTCTCGCCGTACCACTTCGAGAGCAGGTCCGAAGACTTGATCGAGATGAAGTTGGCCTCCGCCTCCTTGGCCACCGCCTTGGCGAGGAGTGTCTTGCCGGTACCCGGCGGGCCATAGAGCAGGAAGCCCTTGGCCGAGCGGATACCAAGCTTGTGGAACGCCTCGGGGTTCTTGAGCGGGAGCTCGATGCCTTCCTTGAGCTTGAGCTGGGCATCGTCGAGCCCGCCGATATCGGCCCAGCCGATGTCGGGAACCTGCACCATGACCTCGCGCATCGCCGAGGGCTGGACGCGCTTCAGGGCCTCGATGAAATCGTCGCGCTCGACCGAGAGGGTCTCGAGCACCTCGGGAGGAATGGTGCGCGCCTCGAGGTCGAGCTTGGGCATGATCCGGCGCACTGCTTCGATCGCGGCCTCGCGGCTCAGGGCGGCGATGTCCGCACCGACGAAGCCGTGCGTGGTACGCGCCAGCTCCTTGAGGTCGATGCCCTTGCCCAGCGGCATACCGCGCGTGTGGATGGCGAGGATTTCGCGCCGTCCGCTCTCGTCGGGAACGCCGATCACGATCTCGCGGTCGAAGCGGCCGGGGCGGCGCAGTGCCTCGTCGATCGCGTCGGGTCGGTTGGTCGCGGCGATGACGACGACATGGGCGCGGCTGTTGAGCCCGTCCATCAGCGTGAGCAGCTGGGCGACGAGCCGCTTCTCGGCTTCGCCATGGACCTGATCGCGCTTGGGGGCGATCGAGTCGATCTCGTCGATGAAGATGATCGCGGGCGCGGCCTTGGTCGCCTCCTCGAAGACTTCGCGCAGGTGCTTCTCGCTCTCGCCGTAGCCCGAACCCATGATTTCGGGCCCGTTGATCGAGAAGAACTGCGCCTCGCTCTCGTTGGCGACGGCTTGCGCGAGGCGGGTCTTGCCGGTGCCCGGCGGGCCGTGGAGCAGCACGCCCTTGGGCGGGGCGACGCCAAGGCGGGTGAAGAGCTCGGGGTAGCGTAGCGGCAGCTCGACCATCTCGCGCAACTGGCGGATGGTGTCGCCCATCCCGCCGACATCGTCGTAGTTGACGTCGCCGCGCGCGTCCTGCGCCTCCTCGAAGGTCTCGCGCAGCTCGACTTCGGTATTTTCGTCGATGTGGACGATACCGCGCGGGGTGGTCGAGACGACATTGAGGCGGATTTGCGTGAGCG is a window of Novosphingobium aureum DNA encoding:
- a CDS encoding CHAP domain-containing protein, with product MKSVPRLLTILAVLVGFGSTATASASVLQCVPYARAESGIAIHGNAATWWSQAEGSYDRGQTPQVGAVLVFRSTAAMPYGHVAVIGKIVDERHVLLDHANWSRPGMIETAAMAEDVSEAGDWSDVRVWYDPIKGMGSRANPTFGFIYAPGHESLSQTTLAKADESTELAGD
- a CDS encoding MerC domain-containing protein: MIESASISASALCMVHCLALPVLLFLVPGILGAFFESEAFHVVALGFVVPGALGAFALGYRRHGRLAPTLIGTLGVALLVTAVVFFEGTSGETVLTVAGSMLLVAGHSLNWRERSACHCEIC
- a CDS encoding CDC48 family AAA ATPase, with translation MAETESPVDERTARLQVAAAKQEESGQGIARMSRESLAAIGAMEGDVLEITGKSVTVARAVLAFPEDEGLSLIRLDGLQRGNAEVGSGDHVSVRKAESRPAQRVVFAPGHKDMRLQGPTIALKRNFFQRPMVQGDLVATTGQQQVADIPPQLRRMFNAPAYALTQIRLNVVSTTPRGIVHIDENTEVELRETFEEAQDARGDVNYDDVGGMGDTIRQLREMVELPLRYPELFTRLGVAPPKGVLLHGPPGTGKTRLAQAVANESEAQFFSINGPEIMGSGYGESEKHLREVFEEATKAAPAIIFIDEIDSIAPKRDQVHGEAEKRLVAQLLTLMDGLNSRAHVVVIAATNRPDAIDEALRRPGRFDREIVIGVPDESGRREILAIHTRGMPLGKGIDLKELARTTHGFVGADIAALSREAAIEAVRRIMPKLDLEARTIPPEVLETLSVERDDFIEALKRVQPSAMREVMVQVPDIGWADIGGLDDAQLKLKEGIELPLKNPEAFHKLGIRSAKGFLLYGPPGTGKTLLAKAVAKEAEANFISIKSSDLLSKWYGESEQQIARLFARARQVAPCVIFIDEIDSLVPARGMGGGGLGEPQVTARVVNTILAEMDGMEELQSVILIGATNRPGLVDPALLRPGRFDELVYVGTPDSAGREHILGIHTAKMPLAEDVQLGVIADRTERFTGADLEDVVRRAGLIAIRKRGTGVEAVEMADFEEALEDSRATVSAEMEAEYAKMRGELKKRAMEVSPIGFVAPGMLESTRESKHGD